The proteins below are encoded in one region of Aphanothece sacrum FPU1:
- a CDS encoding photosystem I reaction center protein subunit XI, whose amino-acid sequence MAETGYTQMVKAYNDDPFTGHLSTPISDSGFTRALINNLPIYRKGLSPLARGLEVGLAHGYFLIGPEVVLGPGRDFSADPYLSALLTAVVIVVIGTIGLNAHGLVSLKSATECEPGTDAMQTSEGWSLFASGFFLGGAGSAFMAYFLLEKFSTIDAIFRGFVN is encoded by the coding sequence ATGGCAGAAACTGGATACACCCAGATGGTCAAGGCATACAATGATGACCCCTTTACTGGTCATTTATCAACCCCTATTTCTGACTCAGGGTTTACAAGAGCTTTAATTAACAATCTTCCCATCTATCGCAAAGGACTCTCTCCCCTAGCGCGGGGTTTGGAAGTAGGACTTGCTCACGGTTATTTCTTAATTGGGCCTGAAGTTGTTTTAGGACCTGGCCGTGATTTTTCGGCTGACCCCTATCTCTCCGCTTTATTAACTGCTGTAGTGATTGTGGTCATCGGTACTATTGGACTCAATGCTCATGGTCTAGTATCTCTCAAGAGTGCCACTGAATGTGAGCCTGGAACAGATGCAATGCAAACCTCTGAAGGTTGGAGTTTATTTGCCAGTGGTTTCTTCCTTGGTGGCGCAGGCAGTGCATTTATGGCCTATTTCTTACTTGAGAAGTTTTCCACCATTGATGCAATTTTCCGTGGCTTCGTTAACTAA
- a CDS encoding translocation/assembly module TamB domain-containing protein, with translation MTNSPPEPPENPTPIPSLLNFLRRPSTLMVGGILLTLGIGVYGGINYFVYQKLSPLVSTQLSELLQRKVSIGEVKNFSFNSIRFGISEIPTTQTDPDYLKIKEINIGFNPLPLLLGQPLKLDITVDNPNLYVAEDKTGQWIKLPEMEKGEEVELPIDIEASFKLNKADIRVHPYGIKKPLNLAINGQGGYVYKAKDDQQISYDVIANLLDSEIILKGETALNNGKTAANLQVNQLNLPQLVALIPNSPLMLKSGKFNSNVNLSLPSLEKIEGTQGSGKVDISGLVANIKPLKVPLKVNVNLDFLGQTVQFKQTEISLGNLVTQISGGVNWKEGYNLNVNVKPITIKNILKLIPSQLPINIGGEIQGNIKVNGLIKNPIVTGSINNTKSLIIDQVPIKTINANFQANLHQFILKKVEINPTVGGQIIAKGKVETGILKAIEKKQPIDWQKMPLELGLKVNLPTQKLLTPYYKSSQAVSLGNISASGIVKGTLGKPLGKFQWRSPNLLTVSNRSISGKGDLLLAGETVLLRDVTLQGEGGNITLNGVGNLAKRQWQTVIKSETFSLVPLVKVVCSFNRCPDQLLANSITLRNGDIRLTGNFDKINLETVNALANLTLIVDNGAIAINSNLSQGNLTARTFLTGISLAYYVPNLSVPVKIDNTNINFSGNIAQLFKNDTFNINPLTAEGNIKLTVAGSPVNANLQLNQGILQTVTNIGQLELNPIIPNLPLTSNLVRSNINLTGNVNSLLASLGKTPDFSSFRGDAEIQLAIENSLVNVRGNLQNGIVKGLVNLGSLSLNKIIPSLPISTQLVRGNIEASSQLNSLLSTTPNLNSIQANINLQLAAAKGIINTNTRLINNQWNSDISASRLNIATILNQIVPKAPQIDLDNLNAKMKLSGSLNSIFEETGTIPIQAKTITLNSNGQTVNANGTIIISNLNTRPDAQVNLSVDANSQLNKLPLNQLISLIPVERNLLPESVKLEGIVDFKGRFIGKQLLTNANTPGNIKLLGDVKLTNFAINNRKFENSLTGYLKAIIGEKIALNLKGSEDIIAASVIPCTRAECLFPYLPNSFELRQTTGKELPIIAQGNLQGDRFIAKIEQFPLELFKLEPTKNNGIPGFISGAVNSRIDINLFTLEGTGNIRIDNPRLGFIEANEITANLSYKDNLARLESGNLKLGRSNYDLQGYLNLKSGALQGNLNVDKGRVEDILTALKISSVDRFLDLLQLKPIDYAKAKQIPPQSVGDANSTIAEQVNLLAVIDQTIRELAAQNQAGGIPTELDIRGYFNTKVALTGTIYKPIFNLKLTGQNWQWNPQKAFPDIVEPLGLVIRDQQIIPINNIKIATRLEYGKLTIEQAQIQIKESLVGLQGNFSLQEINANWNVENLSFDTINNFFKMPPDVSGSLNSTGTVQGTIFAPKIQGQFAFVDSSFRGRSLNETIEGQFSYQNARFKLLTNEPSIVYASIDIPFPIYPGNDSFNVDVRLDTDAFTLVRIFSQDKVALVNGEAGFTLQAQGRLDLTEGFRLYEFNTDNKLILNQAVFASAAFPQPLTVTGQIDIDDKLIKVEQLQGTFADSKLTIAGVLPLFIPESKANNPLTVAIEKGEINLEGLYRGEVDGQINVTGAAIQPILGGQIQLANGQVFIPKNETETQERTVVNFNQWVKPIRQIPRNNEPIPLLPQLNNFQVSLQGLYIEQIPLFRFEFGGNLIVNGSLNNFDSLQPQGNILVSRGFVNFLETRFFIERRRLNQISFNPQQGLLNPDLDLMMRTIVSEVPSTSRELRGAETTEIPDDSLNKVQRVDINLGLKGSLAQLIPSLSKNESQVCQIQDALQPIRTSATLSDEELEKVANCLQILAAQGNGNQKLLSNPVIQLSSSPPRSQGEIVRLLGEQLFILTETLQGQSTEQLIQFGVVQLALPMVFQNVLYDIESAVSDTIGSTDFRIVPFLETIYEVEDKGFVRLSYDYGFNEFRVRYEKRF, from the coding sequence ATGACTAATTCCCCTCCTGAACCCCCTGAAAACCCTACTCCCATACCGAGTTTACTAAACTTTCTTAGGCGACCTTCAACCCTCATGGTTGGCGGTATATTGTTAACATTAGGCATCGGTGTTTATGGAGGTATTAATTATTTTGTTTATCAGAAGTTATCTCCTCTAGTTTCGACTCAATTAAGTGAACTGCTACAACGAAAAGTCAGCATTGGAGAAGTAAAAAATTTCTCCTTTAATTCTATTCGCTTTGGTATTTCTGAGATTCCTACGACACAAACTGATCCAGATTATTTAAAGATTAAAGAGATCAATATTGGTTTTAATCCGTTACCTTTATTATTAGGACAACCTCTTAAATTAGATATTACTGTTGATAATCCTAATCTTTATGTGGCAGAAGATAAAACAGGTCAATGGATAAAATTACCAGAGATGGAGAAAGGAGAAGAAGTTGAGCTTCCTATTGATATTGAGGCAAGTTTTAAGCTTAATAAGGCTGATATCAGGGTTCATCCTTATGGGATAAAAAAACCGCTTAATTTAGCTATTAATGGTCAAGGGGGATATGTTTATAAGGCTAAAGATGATCAACAAATTAGTTATGATGTGATTGCTAATTTATTGGATAGTGAGATTATTCTTAAGGGAGAAACTGCTTTAAATAATGGAAAAACTGCAGCTAATTTACAGGTTAATCAGTTAAATTTACCTCAGTTGGTAGCTTTAATTCCTAATTCACCGCTAATGTTAAAAAGTGGAAAATTTAATAGTAATGTAAATCTATCACTTCCATCTTTAGAGAAAATAGAAGGGACTCAAGGGTCAGGTAAAGTTGATATTTCGGGTCTTGTTGCTAATATTAAACCTCTTAAAGTTCCTCTTAAAGTTAATGTTAATTTAGATTTTCTGGGTCAAACTGTTCAATTTAAACAGACAGAAATTAGTTTAGGTAATCTTGTCACTCAAATTAGTGGGGGGGTTAATTGGAAAGAAGGTTATAACTTAAATGTTAATGTCAAACCGATTACTATAAAAAATATTCTTAAATTAATTCCGAGTCAATTACCTATTAATATTGGGGGAGAAATTCAAGGCAATATTAAAGTCAATGGTTTGATTAAAAATCCTATTGTTACAGGCAGTATTAATAATACAAAATCTTTGATCATTGATCAAGTCCCTATTAAAACTATTAATGCTAATTTTCAGGCTAATTTGCATCAATTTATTCTCAAAAAAGTAGAAATAAATCCAACTGTTGGGGGACAAATTATTGCTAAAGGTAAAGTTGAAACTGGTATTCTGAAAGCTATTGAGAAAAAACAACCGATTGATTGGCAAAAAATGCCTTTAGAATTAGGATTAAAAGTTAACTTACCAACTCAAAAGTTACTAACTCCTTATTATAAATCATCTCAAGCAGTTAGTTTAGGAAATATTTCAGCCAGTGGAATAGTAAAAGGAACATTAGGAAAACCATTAGGTAAATTTCAATGGCGATCGCCTAATTTATTAACAGTATCAAATCGGTCAATTTCAGGGAAAGGAGATCTTCTTTTAGCAGGAGAAACTGTCTTATTACGGGATGTTACTTTACAAGGTGAGGGAGGAAATATTACTCTAAATGGAGTCGGTAACTTAGCAAAAAGACAATGGCAAACAGTTATAAAATCGGAGACATTTTCTTTAGTTCCTTTAGTTAAAGTAGTCTGTTCTTTTAATCGTTGTCCTGATCAACTTTTAGCAAATTCTATCACTTTAAGAAACGGAGATATTCGCTTAACAGGTAACTTTGATAAGATTAATTTAGAAACAGTAAACGCCTTGGCTAATTTAACATTGATAGTAGATAATGGAGCAATTGCTATTAATAGTAATCTCTCTCAAGGTAATTTAACAGCAAGAACATTTTTAACAGGTATTTCTCTTGCTTATTATGTGCCTAATTTATCAGTTCCGGTAAAAATAGACAATACCAATATTAATTTTTCAGGTAATATTGCTCAACTGTTTAAAAATGATACTTTTAATATTAATCCTCTTACAGCAGAAGGTAATATTAAATTAACGGTTGCTGGCAGTCCAGTTAATGCTAATTTACAATTAAATCAGGGTATTTTACAAACAGTTACTAACATTGGTCAACTTGAACTTAATCCTATTATTCCTAATTTACCCCTAACATCAAATTTAGTTAGAAGTAATATTAATCTGACTGGTAATGTCAATTCTTTGTTAGCTTCTTTAGGTAAAACACCTGATTTTAGTAGTTTTCGAGGCGATGCAGAGATACAACTTGCTATAGAAAATAGTCTAGTTAATGTCAGAGGAAATTTACAGAATGGGATAGTAAAAGGTCTAGTTAACTTAGGTTCATTATCCCTGAATAAAATTATTCCTAGTTTACCGATTTCCACTCAATTAGTTAGGGGAAATATTGAAGCATCAAGTCAACTAAATTCCTTACTCTCTACCACTCCAAATTTAAACAGTATACAAGCAAATATTAATTTACAATTAGCGGCAGCAAAAGGCATAATTAATACCAATACTCGTTTAATCAACAATCAATGGAATAGTGACATTAGTGCATCTCGTCTCAATATTGCCACCATTCTCAATCAAATTGTTCCTAAAGCTCCTCAAATTGACTTGGATAACTTAAATGCTAAAATGAAGCTTTCAGGCAGTTTAAACAGTATTTTTGAGGAAACAGGAACTATTCCTATACAAGCTAAAACTATTACTTTAAACAGTAATGGACAAACTGTAAATGCTAACGGAACGATTATTATTTCTAATCTAAATACAAGACCAGATGCTCAAGTTAATCTCTCTGTTGATGCTAATTCTCAACTGAATAAGTTACCACTAAATCAATTGATTTCTTTAATTCCAGTTGAACGAAACTTGCTACCAGAAAGCGTAAAATTAGAAGGAATAGTAGACTTTAAAGGTCGCTTTATAGGTAAACAATTATTGACTAATGCTAATACTCCAGGAAATATCAAATTATTAGGAGATGTAAAACTAACTAATTTTGCTATTAATAATCGCAAATTTGAAAATAGTTTAACCGGATACTTAAAAGCTATCATAGGCGAAAAAATTGCTTTAAACTTAAAGGGTTCAGAAGATATTATTGCTGCTAGTGTAATACCTTGTACCCGTGCTGAATGTCTCTTTCCTTATCTTCCTAATTCTTTTGAATTACGACAAACCACAGGGAAAGAACTCCCTATTATTGCTCAGGGAAACTTACAAGGTGATCGCTTTATTGCCAAAATAGAACAATTTCCCTTAGAATTATTTAAACTAGAACCAACGAAAAATAATGGCATTCCTGGATTTATTTCTGGTGCTGTTAATAGTCGTATTGATATTAATCTGTTTACCTTAGAAGGAACAGGAAATATAAGAATTGATAACCCCAGATTAGGGTTTATTGAAGCTAATGAAATAACAGCAAATCTCAGTTATAAAGATAATTTAGCCCGATTAGAATCAGGAAATCTAAAACTAGGAAGAAGTAACTATGATTTACAAGGATATCTTAACTTAAAATCAGGAGCATTGCAAGGCAATTTGAATGTAGATAAAGGTCGAGTAGAAGATATTTTAACTGCTTTAAAAATATCTAGTGTTGATCGATTTTTAGATTTATTACAACTGAAACCAATTGATTATGCTAAAGCAAAGCAAATTCCTCCTCAATCTGTTGGAGATGCTAATAGTACTATCGCTGAGCAAGTCAATTTATTAGCGGTAATTGATCAAACAATTCGTGAATTAGCGGCTCAAAATCAAGCAGGAGGTATACCCACAGAATTAGATATTAGAGGATATTTTAACACGAAAGTCGCCTTAACTGGAACAATTTATAAACCAATTTTTAACTTAAAGTTAACAGGTCAAAATTGGCAATGGAATCCACAAAAAGCTTTTCCTGATATTGTAGAACCATTAGGATTAGTAATTCGAGATCAACAAATTATTCCGATTAATAATATTAAAATTGCCACCAGGTTAGAATATGGAAAACTCACCATTGAACAAGCTCAAATTCAAATCAAAGAAAGCTTAGTCGGACTTCAAGGAAACTTTTCATTACAAGAAATTAACGCTAATTGGAACGTGGAAAATCTATCCTTTGATACTATCAATAACTTTTTCAAAATGCCGCCTGATGTTTCTGGTTCCCTCAATTCGACAGGAACAGTTCAAGGGACAATTTTTGCTCCTAAAATACAAGGACAATTTGCTTTTGTTGATAGTTCATTTCGCGGAAGATCTTTAAATGAAACCATTGAAGGACAATTTAGTTATCAAAATGCTCGTTTTAAACTATTAACAAATGAACCCTCTATTGTTTATGCGTCTATTGATATTCCTTTTCCTATTTATCCAGGAAATGATTCCTTTAATGTTGATGTTCGTTTAGATACGGACGCGTTTACATTAGTCAGAATTTTTAGTCAAGATAAAGTAGCATTAGTGAATGGAGAAGCAGGATTTACTTTGCAAGCACAAGGACGACTTGACTTAACAGAAGGATTCCGACTTTATGAATTCAATACTGATAATAAACTTATCCTAAATCAAGCTGTTTTTGCAAGTGCTGCTTTTCCTCAACCATTAACAGTAACTGGACAAATTGATATTGATGATAAACTAATAAAGGTTGAGCAATTACAAGGAACATTTGCTGATAGTAAACTAACCATTGCAGGGGTTTTACCCTTATTTATTCCTGAATCTAAAGCAAATAATCCACTAACCGTTGCCATTGAAAAAGGAGAAATTAATCTTGAAGGGTTGTATCGTGGAGAAGTAGATGGCCAAATTAACGTAACGGGGGCCGCTATTCAACCTATTCTTGGAGGTCAAATTCAATTAGCAAATGGACAAGTTTTTATTCCTAAAAATGAAACTGAAACGCAAGAAAGAACGGTGGTAAACTTTAATCAATGGGTTAAACCTATTCGTCAAATTCCCAGAAATAATGAACCGATTCCTCTTCTTCCTCAGTTAAATAATTTTCAAGTTAGTTTACAAGGATTATATATAGAACAAATACCATTATTTCGCTTTGAATTTGGAGGTAATTTAATTGTTAATGGTTCCTTAAATAATTTTGATTCCTTACAACCACAAGGTAATATTCTTGTTAGTCGAGGTTTTGTTAATTTCTTAGAAACTCGCTTTTTTATAGAACGTCGTCGTCTTAATCAAATTAGTTTTAATCCTCAACAGGGTTTATTAAATCCTGATCTTGATCTTATGATGAGAACCATTGTTTCAGAAGTTCCTAGTACCAGTAGAGAATTAAGGGGTGCAGAAACCACAGAAATTCCTGATGATAGTCTCAATAAAGTGCAACGGGTTGATATTAATTTAGGTTTGAAGGGTTCTCTTGCTCAGTTAATTCCTAGTTTGAGTAAAAATGAATCTCAAGTATGTCAAATTCAAGATGCTTTACAACCAATTCGTACCTCTGCTACATTATCTGATGAAGAGTTAGAAAAAGTTGCAAATTGTTTACAAATTCTCGCTGCTCAAGGTAATGGTAATCAAAAATTACTCAGTAATCCAGTCATACAATTAAGTAGCAGTCCTCCTCGTAGTCAAGGAGAAATTGTTCGTTTATTAGGGGAACAATTATTTATTTTAACAGAAACGTTACAAGGACAAAGCACGGAACAATTGATTCAATTTGGAGTTGTTCAATTAGCTTTACCTATGGTGTTTCAAAATGTACTTTATGATATTGAAAGTGCAGTTAGTGATACTATAGGTAGCACTGATTTTAGGATAGTTCCGTTTTTAGAAACTATTTATGAGGTAGAAGATAAAGGATTTGTTCGTCTCTCCTACGATTATGGTTTTAATGAGTTTCGGGTACGGTATGAAAAACGATTTTAA